In Rhodococcus sp. OK302, one genomic interval encodes:
- a CDS encoding Rv1476 family membrane protein — protein sequence MSAPTHLVFTPLQSSQPLHVEVPSTVDLDDVLADVAQSGVSAPAGDVAALTAVVADARERGIDLSVVVLDENPGRDTDLRDLATTVGETEGGTVLVLSPNWMGSYSDSVSRVQLETAQDIAFGDSAASTADRFSHEIVEPGPPWALYTVLLVAIVAIIAAVTFVAKWRREPETEQSGHVESSVQRTVGPTGSA from the coding sequence CCTGCAGTCGAGCCAGCCGCTGCATGTCGAGGTCCCGTCGACCGTCGATCTCGACGACGTTCTCGCGGACGTTGCGCAGAGCGGAGTTTCCGCGCCGGCCGGCGACGTCGCCGCTCTGACGGCGGTAGTCGCTGATGCCCGTGAGCGTGGAATCGACTTGAGCGTGGTCGTGCTCGACGAGAACCCAGGCCGGGATACAGATTTGCGGGATCTCGCCACCACGGTCGGTGAAACCGAAGGTGGCACTGTTCTGGTCCTGAGCCCGAACTGGATGGGCAGCTACAGCGATTCCGTCAGCCGAGTCCAACTAGAGACTGCACAGGATATTGCGTTCGGTGACAGTGCTGCCAGTACCGCTGATCGTTTCTCGCACGAGATCGTCGAACCGGGGCCTCCGTGGGCGCTGTACACAGTGCTGTTGGTGGCAATCGTGGCGATCATTGCAGCGGTTACTTTTGTGGCGAAGTGGCGTCGAGAGCCCGAAACCGAACAAAGCGGGCACGTTGAGAGTTCGGTGCAACGGACCGTCGGACCCACCGGATCGGCGTAA